One segment of Bacteroides caecimuris DNA contains the following:
- a CDS encoding phosphoglycerate kinase, whose protein sequence is MQTIDKFNFAGKKAFVRVDFNVPLDENFNITDDTRMRAALPTLKKILADGGSIIIGSHLGRPKGVADKFSLKHIIKHLSDLLGVEVQFANDCMGEEAAVKAAALQPGEVLLLENLRFYAEEEGKPRGLAEDATDEEKAAAKKAVKESQKEFTKKLASYADCYVNDAFGTAHRAHASTALIAKYFDVNNKMFGYLMEKEVKAVDKVLNDIKRPFTAIMGGSKVSSKIEIIENLLNKVDNLIIAGGMTYTFTKAMGGNIGISICEDDKLDLALDLMKKAKEKGVNLVLAVDAKIADAFSNDANTKFCAVNEIPDGWEGLDIGPKTEEIFANVIKESKTILWNGPTGVFEFDNFTHGSRTVGEAIVEATKNGAFSLVGGGDSVACVNKFGLANGVSYVSTGGGALLEAIEGKILPGIAAIQE, encoded by the coding sequence ATGCAGACAATTGACAAATTCAATTTTGCCGGTAAAAAGGCATTTGTTCGCGTGGACTTCAATGTACCCCTGGACGAAAACTTCAACATCACAGATGACACTCGTATGCGTGCAGCTCTTCCTACTTTGAAGAAGATCCTGGCAGACGGCGGAAGCATCATCATTGGCTCTCACCTGGGCCGTCCGAAAGGCGTTGCCGATAAATTCTCTTTGAAACATATCATCAAGCACCTGTCTGATTTGCTGGGCGTTGAAGTTCAGTTCGCTAACGACTGCATGGGCGAAGAAGCTGCTGTAAAAGCTGCTGCTCTGCAACCGGGAGAAGTGCTGTTGCTCGAAAACCTTCGCTTCTACGCTGAAGAAGAAGGCAAACCAAGAGGTTTGGCTGAAGATGCAACTGACGAAGAAAAAGCTGCTGCCAAGAAAGCTGTGAAAGAAAGCCAGAAAGAATTTACCAAGAAATTGGCTTCTTACGCTGACTGCTACGTAAACGATGCATTCGGTACTGCTCACCGTGCACACGCTTCTACAGCCTTGATCGCTAAATATTTTGATGTAAACAACAAGATGTTCGGTTACCTGATGGAAAAAGAAGTGAAAGCCGTTGATAAAGTATTGAACGACATCAAACGTCCGTTCACTGCTATCATGGGTGGTTCTAAAGTTTCTTCTAAAATCGAAATCATCGAAAACCTGTTGAACAAGGTAGACAACCTGATCATCGCTGGTGGTATGACTTATACATTTACTAAAGCTATGGGGGGTAACATCGGTATCTCTATCTGTGAAGACGATAAACTTGACCTGGCTTTGGATTTGATGAAGAAAGCAAAAGAAAAAGGTGTAAACCTGGTATTGGCTGTTGACGCTAAGATTGCCGATGCATTCTCTAACGACGCAAATACTAAATTCTGTGCTGTTAACGAAATTCCTGACGGATGGGAAGGCCTTGATATCGGTCCTAAGACGGAAGAAATCTTCGCTAACGTTATCAAAGAATCTAAAACTATTCTTTGGAACGGTCCTACAGGTGTATTCGAATTTGACAACTTCACTCACGGCTCACGTACAGTAGGTGAAGCAATCGTTGAAGCAACTAAGAACGGCGCATTCTCACTTGTGGGTGGTGGCGACTCTGTAGCTTGTGTTAACAAGTTCGGTTTGGCTAACGGTGTATCATACGTTTCAACAGGTGGTGGCGCATTGCTCGAAGCAATCGAAGGAAAAATTCTTCCGGGTATCGCTGCTATTCAAGAATAA
- a CDS encoding DUF418 domain-containing protein, whose amino-acid sequence MKHKIAETNARIDVADVLRGLAVMGIILLHSIEHFNFYSFPEEVPFEWMKFTDQAIWRGLFFTFSNKAYAVFALLFGFSFYIQDNNQQRRGKDFRLRFLWRLFILFLIGQFNAAFFTGEILTMYAILGIILPIFCRMSDRTVVIFATLLILQPIDWGKLIYALCNPDYVAGKSLASYYFSIAFDVQKNGTFLETVRMNMWEGQLANMTWALEHGRILQTPGLFLFGMLVGRRKYFLYSEQNERLWLKTLAVSLLCFFPIYGLNNMLPEFIERSAVLVPLQLILSSLSNLSFMVLLVTGLLLTFYRVKDRSFFMRFTSYGKMSLTNYLGQSIFGSLLFYHWGFELGRYLGITYSFLFGILFVLLQMAFCSWWLRHHKHGPFEGLWKRLTWIGKNK is encoded by the coding sequence ATGAAACACAAAATCGCGGAAACCAACGCCCGAATAGACGTGGCCGACGTATTAAGAGGGTTGGCAGTAATGGGAATTATTCTCTTACACAGTATCGAACATTTTAATTTCTACTCTTTCCCGGAAGAAGTACCTTTTGAATGGATGAAGTTTACCGACCAGGCTATCTGGAGAGGGTTATTCTTCACATTCAGCAACAAAGCATACGCTGTATTTGCCCTGCTCTTCGGTTTCAGTTTCTATATCCAAGACAACAACCAACAACGGAGAGGGAAAGATTTCCGCTTGCGCTTTTTATGGAGATTATTCATTCTCTTCCTGATAGGACAGTTCAATGCCGCCTTCTTTACCGGTGAAATATTGACCATGTATGCGATTTTAGGAATTATCCTTCCGATATTCTGCCGGATGAGTGACCGCACAGTTGTCATCTTCGCTACTTTACTAATTTTACAACCTATCGATTGGGGGAAATTAATTTATGCTTTGTGTAATCCTGACTATGTGGCTGGAAAAAGTTTGGCAAGTTATTATTTCAGCATTGCTTTCGACGTACAAAAGAACGGAACTTTCCTCGAAACAGTCCGCATGAATATGTGGGAAGGACAACTGGCCAATATGACCTGGGCACTAGAACATGGACGTATCTTGCAGACACCGGGGTTATTCTTATTCGGAATGCTTGTCGGTCGCCGCAAATATTTCCTGTACAGCGAACAGAACGAACGCCTATGGTTAAAAACATTGGCCGTTTCGCTTCTCTGCTTTTTCCCCATCTACGGATTGAACAATATGCTGCCGGAATTCATCGAACGAAGTGCTGTCCTTGTTCCCCTGCAATTGATTTTAAGCTCACTCAGCAACCTTAGCTTCATGGTGTTGCTGGTTACAGGATTACTGCTGACTTTCTACCGCGTGAAAGACCGCAGTTTCTTTATGCGTTTCACATCTTATGGTAAAATGAGTTTAACAAACTATCTCGGACAATCTATTTTCGGTTCTCTTTTGTTCTATCATTGGGGATTCGAACTCGGACGGTATTTAGGAATAACTTACAGTTTCCTTTTTGGCATCCTTTTTGTTCTATTACAAATGGCATTTTGTTCATGGTGGCTCCGACACCATAAACACGGTCCTTTTGAGGGTCTCTGGAAACGTTTGACCTGGATTGGAAAAAATAAATAA
- a CDS encoding tetratricopeptide repeat protein — MMNEKTINEQYAYIRTLLEKKRLKEALMQLESLLWQCPDWDLRARLEQLQTSYKYMLEYMKQGANDPDRWNLYQKMVADTWGIADQSRLLMLDNASSRYYHEVRRTPVPAELSDYSLKTILHMLESFNDDLAVSGLLSDEKMDEVLKRHEDTLKFMFIRTWANSAWTPEDEEDAKAMLASELLPGDDLCLFVSALTLSLMECFDLRKIMWLLNAYEHPNVNVSQRALVGTMIIFHLYRSRLSFYPELIKRVDLMAEIPSFKENVARIYRQMLLCQETEKIDKKMREEIIPEMLKNVSSMKNMRFGFEENDEENNDMNPDWEDAFEKSGLGDKLREMNELQLEGADVYMSTFAALKNYPFFREVHNWFYPFSKQQSNVLKAMKQAGNQGNSLLDLILQSGFFSNSDKYSLFFTIHQLPQAQQDMMLSQLNEQQVAELAEKSNVETMKKFNERPGTVSNQYLHDLYRFFKLSVRKNEFRDIFKEKLDLHHVSALDNTLCWKDVLFPIADFYLSKERWDEATEIYDDLEYIGGFLGESAECYQKFGYALQKRKKYAEAIQAYLKADTLKPDNIWNNRHLAICYRLNKNYQAALTYYKKVEEAAPKDANATFYIGSCLVELKQYEEALNYFFKLDFIENNCIKAWRGIGWCSFINEKYEQAMKYYEKIIEQKPLAIDYMNAGHVAWVMGDIQKAAVFYGKAITASGNRERFLEMFYKDKDSLIIQGIREEDIPLMLDLL, encoded by the coding sequence ATGATGAACGAAAAAACGATTAACGAACAATACGCATATATACGTACTTTACTCGAAAAGAAAAGACTCAAAGAGGCCTTGATGCAATTGGAATCTTTGCTGTGGCAATGTCCTGACTGGGATTTGCGCGCCCGCCTGGAACAATTGCAGACCTCTTACAAATATATGCTGGAATACATGAAACAGGGAGCAAACGACCCTGACCGGTGGAACCTGTATCAGAAAATGGTAGCAGACACCTGGGGAATTGCCGACCAATCACGTCTGCTCATGTTGGATAATGCTTCATCAAGATACTATCATGAGGTACGCCGTACTCCCGTACCGGCAGAGTTGTCGGACTATAGCCTTAAAACCATACTACACATGCTGGAGTCATTTAATGACGACTTGGCAGTCAGCGGATTACTGTCTGACGAAAAGATGGATGAAGTATTAAAGCGACATGAAGACACGCTCAAGTTTATGTTTATAAGAACATGGGCAAACAGTGCATGGACTCCCGAAGACGAGGAAGACGCAAAAGCTATGCTTGCCTCGGAATTACTTCCGGGGGACGACTTATGTTTATTTGTCAGCGCCCTCACATTGAGCTTGATGGAATGTTTCGACTTACGAAAAATAATGTGGTTGCTTAATGCTTACGAACATCCTAACGTCAACGTCAGCCAGCGGGCATTGGTAGGTACAATGATTATCTTCCACCTCTACAGAAGCCGTCTTTCTTTTTATCCGGAACTCATCAAAAGGGTAGATCTTATGGCGGAAATACCTTCATTCAAAGAAAACGTCGCACGTATTTACCGCCAAATGCTATTATGCCAGGAAACAGAAAAGATTGATAAAAAGATGAGGGAAGAGATTATCCCTGAAATGCTGAAGAATGTTTCCTCCATGAAAAATATGCGGTTCGGTTTTGAAGAAAACGATGAAGAAAACAATGATATGAACCCGGACTGGGAAGATGCGTTCGAGAAGTCCGGTCTGGGGGATAAATTGCGTGAAATGAACGAATTGCAACTAGAGGGAGCAGATGTGTATATGAGCACTTTTGCCGCATTGAAGAATTATCCGTTCTTCCGCGAAGTACATAACTGGTTTTATCCGTTCAGCAAACAACAGTCCAATGTGCTCAAAGCAATGAAGCAAGCGGGGAATCAAGGCAATAGTTTACTGGATTTAATTCTTCAATCCGGCTTTTTCAGCAACAGCGATAAGTACTCGCTCTTTTTCACGATTCATCAATTGCCACAAGCGCAACAAGATATGATGTTGAGTCAGCTGAACGAACAACAGGTGGCAGAATTGGCAGAGAAATCGAATGTTGAAACAATGAAAAAATTCAATGAACGTCCGGGAACGGTCAGTAACCAGTACCTGCACGATTTGTACCGTTTCTTCAAACTTAGTGTGCGCAAGAATGAATTCAGAGATATTTTTAAAGAAAAACTCGATCTTCATCACGTTTCTGCACTTGACAATACATTGTGTTGGAAAGATGTATTGTTCCCCATTGCCGATTTTTATCTGTCAAAAGAACGTTGGGACGAGGCTACCGAAATTTATGATGACCTGGAGTATATCGGAGGATTCCTAGGAGAGAGTGCGGAATGTTATCAGAAATTTGGCTATGCATTGCAGAAAAGAAAAAAATATGCAGAAGCTATTCAGGCTTACCTGAAAGCAGACACACTGAAGCCGGATAATATCTGGAATAATCGCCACCTGGCTATTTGTTACCGGCTAAACAAAAACTACCAAGCTGCACTCACTTATTATAAAAAGGTAGAAGAAGCTGCTCCCAAAGATGCTAATGCGACTTTCTATATCGGTAGTTGCCTGGTTGAATTGAAACAGTATGAGGAAGCTCTGAATTATTTCTTCAAATTGGATTTCATCGAGAACAATTGCATAAAAGCATGGCGCGGCATCGGTTGGTGCTCGTTCATCAACGAAAAGTATGAACAGGCGATGAAATATTATGAAAAGATTATTGAACAAAAGCCGCTAGCTATTGATTATATGAACGCAGGACATGTGGCTTGGGTAATGGGAGATATTCAGAAAGCTGCCGTTTTCTACGGAAAAGCCATTACAGCTAGTGGAAATCGGGAAAGATTCCTGGAAATGTTCTATAAAGATAAGGATTCTCTTATCATACAAGGGATTCGAGAAGAGGACATTCCTCTGATGCTGGATTTGTTATAG
- a CDS encoding Maf-like protein, which yields MLDNLKKYQIILASNSPRRKELMSGLGVDYVVRTLPDVDESYPDTLVGAEIPEYIAREKADAYRTMMEPGELLITADTIVWMDGKVLGKPEGREGAIEMLRALSGKSHQVFTGVCLTTTEWQKSFTASSEVVFDVLSEDEILYYVDRYQPMDKAGAYGVQEWIGYIGVKSISGSFYNIMGLPIQKLYGELKKL from the coding sequence ATGCTTGATAATTTAAAGAAATATCAGATTATACTCGCCTCCAATTCTCCCCGTCGGAAAGAATTGATGTCAGGGCTGGGAGTGGACTATGTAGTCAGAACATTGCCGGATGTAGACGAGTCATATCCAGATACGTTGGTTGGTGCTGAGATACCCGAATATATTGCTCGTGAAAAAGCAGATGCCTATCGTACCATGATGGAGCCGGGAGAATTATTGATTACAGCAGATACTATTGTCTGGATGGATGGAAAAGTACTTGGAAAACCGGAGGGTAGGGAAGGAGCCATTGAAATGCTCCGCGCTCTTTCGGGAAAGTCTCATCAGGTTTTTACAGGCGTTTGCCTGACTACTACTGAATGGCAAAAAAGCTTTACTGCTTCTTCCGAAGTAGTGTTTGATGTTCTGTCAGAAGATGAAATCCTGTATTATGTCGACCGCTATCAGCCGATGGATAAGGCAGGAGCCTATGGGGTTCAGGAATGGATCGGGTATATCGGTGTAAAATCAATTTCAGGGAGCTTTTATAATATTATGGGACTTCCCATACAGAAGTTGTATGGAGAGTTGAAAAAGTTATAG
- a CDS encoding KdsC family phosphatase: MSTINYDLSRIKALAFDVDGVLSSTTIPLHPSGEPMRTVNIKDGYAIQLAVKKGLHIAIITGGRTEAVRIRFEGLGVKDLYMGSAVKIHDYRDFRDKYGLTDDEILYMGDDVPDIEVMRECGLPCCPKDAVPEVKSVAKYISYADGGRGCGRDVVEQVLKAHGLWMAEDAFGW, translated from the coding sequence ATGAGCACCATCAATTATGATTTATCTCGTATCAAGGCTTTAGCTTTTGACGTAGACGGAGTATTGAGTTCGACAACCATACCTTTGCATCCTTCCGGAGAGCCGATGCGTACCGTGAATATCAAAGACGGGTATGCCATCCAGTTGGCTGTGAAGAAAGGACTTCACATAGCCATCATCACCGGTGGCCGTACAGAAGCAGTGCGTATCCGTTTTGAGGGACTGGGCGTGAAGGATCTGTATATGGGATCCGCCGTCAAGATACACGACTATCGTGATTTTCGTGATAAATACGGACTGACCGATGATGAAATTCTCTATATGGGCGATGATGTTCCGGATATTGAAGTGATGCGTGAATGTGGACTTCCGTGTTGTCCGAAAGATGCCGTGCCGGAAGTGAAATCCGTAGCAAAATATATCTCTTATGCAGACGGTGGACGTGGTTGCGGACGTGATGTAGTGGAGCAAGTACTGAAAGCTCATGGTCTGTGGATGGCAGAAGATGCTTTCGGCTGGTGA
- a CDS encoding Rossmann-like and DUF2520 domain-containing protein, translating to MKRSIEDTPIVFIGAGNLATNLAKALYRKGFRIVQVYSRTIESARTLAEKVEAEYTTDLQEVSKDAKLYIVSLKDAALVDLLPQITEGKQNSLLVHTAGSIPMSIWEGHAERYGVFYPMQTFSKQREVSFQEIPFFVEAKRPEDVEFLKAVAATLSEKVYEASSEQRKSLHLAAVFICNFTNHMYALAADLLEKYNLPFDAMLPLIDETARKVHELAPRDAQTGPAVRYDENVISNHLAMLVDSPALQEIYKLMSKSIHEHHQL from the coding sequence ATGAAGAGAAGTATAGAAGATACACCGATTGTGTTTATCGGTGCAGGCAACCTGGCCACTAATCTGGCGAAAGCTCTCTATCGTAAAGGTTTCCGTATTGTGCAGGTATATAGCCGGACCATAGAATCTGCCCGTACTTTAGCCGAGAAAGTGGAAGCTGAATATACAACAGATTTACAAGAAGTCTCCAAAGATGCCAAATTGTATATCGTATCTTTGAAGGATGCCGCTTTAGTAGATTTGTTGCCGCAGATAACAGAAGGGAAACAGAATTCTTTGTTGGTACATACGGCGGGAAGTATTCCGATGAGTATTTGGGAAGGGCATGCAGAACGATATGGAGTATTCTACCCGATGCAGACATTCAGCAAACAACGTGAGGTAAGTTTTCAGGAAATTCCTTTCTTTGTTGAAGCAAAACGGCCGGAAGATGTAGAGTTCTTGAAAGCTGTTGCCGCCACTCTTTCGGAGAAAGTTTACGAAGCTTCTTCCGAGCAACGTAAAAGCCTACATTTGGCAGCTGTTTTTATCTGCAACTTCACAAATCACATGTATGCATTAGCTGCTGATTTGCTTGAAAAATATAATTTGCCTTTCGATGCCATGCTGCCGTTGATAGATGAAACGGCACGTAAAGTACACGAACTGGCACCACGTGATGCACAGACCGGGCCCGCTGTCCGTTACGATGAGAATGTGATTAGCAATCATCTTGCCATGTTGGTAGATTCTCCGGCATTGCAGGAAATATATAAATTAATGAGCAAAAGTATCCATGAGCACCATCAATTATGA